A single genomic interval of Picosynechococcus sp. PCC 7003 harbors:
- a CDS encoding DUF2949 domain-containing protein translates to MTPITYSKFIHFLQEELAIPGESISVMERHRSNTSAHHPLPMVLWQYGLVTLEQLDRIYEWLETA, encoded by the coding sequence ATGACGCCGATCACCTACTCAAAATTTATTCACTTTCTGCAAGAAGAACTGGCTATTCCTGGGGAATCCATTTCTGTGATGGAACGCCATCGGAGTAATACATCTGCCCATCATCCCCTACCCATGGTGCTGTGGCAGTATGGCCTGGTGACCCTGGAGCAGTTAGACCGCATTTATGAATGGCTTGAGACAGCCTAA
- a CDS encoding ABC transporter ATP-binding protein, which translates to MLTAQSTSSPPVDQMAIATFNLTKQFDRQVAVSDVELQVQPGEVYGLIGPNGAGKTTLIRMLATAEEPTLGEIYIHGDRLLRDDSNPHLKQRLGYLPDDFPLYDDLNVWDYLDYFARLYNLHQPRRRRRLSEVLELVQLTHKRNDKIATLSRGMKQRLSLARTIIHEPLLLLLDEPVSGLDPIARMQFREIIKVLQEAGMTILISSHVLSDLAELCSSVGIMELGYLVESTSLEDLYQRLSRQYLVVSTLDNLDGLVAELKQQPLVRAWETCAPNRLQVEFAGTPAESTALLKDLIAAGIAVSEFYGKTEDLESIFLKLGHQQTT; encoded by the coding sequence ATGCTTACTGCGCAATCGACATCGTCGCCACCCGTTGACCAAATGGCGATCGCCACCTTTAATTTGACAAAACAGTTTGACCGACAGGTGGCTGTGAGTGATGTGGAACTCCAGGTACAGCCGGGGGAAGTGTATGGCTTGATCGGCCCTAATGGTGCCGGGAAAACCACATTAATTCGCATGTTGGCTACGGCGGAGGAACCCACCCTCGGCGAAATTTATATCCATGGCGATCGCCTCCTGCGGGACGACAGTAACCCCCACCTCAAGCAGCGCCTTGGCTATCTACCCGATGATTTTCCCCTCTATGATGACCTCAATGTTTGGGATTATTTAGACTACTTTGCGCGTCTTTATAACCTCCATCAGCCCCGTCGCCGACGTCGTTTGAGTGAAGTCCTAGAGCTGGTGCAACTCACCCACAAACGGAATGACAAAATCGCCACCCTTTCCCGGGGGATGAAACAACGCCTCAGCCTTGCCCGTACCATTATTCACGAACCCCTGTTATTACTCCTGGATGAGCCGGTTTCCGGTTTAGACCCCATTGCGCGGATGCAGTTTCGCGAAATTATTAAGGTGCTCCAGGAAGCTGGCATGACGATCCTTATCTCTTCCCATGTCCTCAGTGATTTGGCAGAACTCTGTTCTTCTGTGGGCATTATGGAATTGGGCTATCTCGTCGAAAGTACCTCCCTAGAGGATTTGTACCAGCGGCTCTCCCGGCAATACCTAGTGGTCAGCACCTTGGATAACTTGGACGGACTGGTGGCAGAACTGAAACAGCAGCCCCTCGTTCGCGCTTGGGAAACCTGCGCCCCCAATCGTTTGCAAGTAGAATTTGCGGGAACCCCCGCAGAGAGCACGGCTCTGTTAAAGGATCTGATTGCGGCGGGCATTGCAGTGTCTGAGTTTTATGGCAAAACAGAGGATCTAGAAAGCATTTTCCTGAAACTGGGTCACCAGCAAACAACCTAG
- a CDS encoding ABC transporter ATP-binding protein, producing MIEVEQLGKTYGQTEAIADLSFRVETGEIVGFLGPNGAGKTTTLRILSAYLPATTGTAKIAGYDVHTESMAVRRHLGYLPENPPLYPNMTVAGYLNFVAQLKGVSAGDLPHKIRAALTQCQLQPKAKHYIRNLSKGYRQRVGIAQAIVHDPPVIILDEPTVGLDPAQMIEVRHLIKSLGGDRTILLSTHLLSEVSLTCDRVVMINQGHLVATDTPQNLQNHFLNYHGYELETDGELAQIQRLLDPLAGVIHIESLAPTNPRRPRFRLTTEDNPEWGKEIAKILVNAGVGLYEMQRLRPSLEDVFLELLNAEANDPLSEQLHANAE from the coding sequence ATGATTGAAGTTGAGCAGCTTGGCAAAACCTACGGCCAGACAGAGGCGATCGCCGATCTCAGTTTTCGGGTAGAAACAGGGGAAATTGTCGGTTTCTTGGGGCCAAACGGTGCGGGGAAAACCACGACCCTCCGCATCCTCAGTGCCTATCTGCCCGCGACGACGGGAACGGCGAAAATTGCTGGCTATGATGTTCACACAGAATCCATGGCGGTGCGGCGGCACCTGGGATATCTCCCGGAAAATCCGCCCCTCTATCCCAATATGACCGTGGCTGGCTACCTCAATTTTGTGGCACAACTCAAGGGGGTCAGCGCTGGCGATCTCCCCCACAAAATCCGAGCCGCCCTCACCCAGTGCCAGTTACAACCCAAAGCCAAACATTACATTCGTAACCTGTCTAAGGGCTATCGGCAACGGGTCGGCATTGCCCAGGCGATCGTCCATGATCCCCCGGTGATTATTCTCGATGAGCCCACCGTTGGTTTAGATCCTGCCCAGATGATCGAAGTGCGCCACCTGATTAAATCTTTAGGCGGCGATCGCACTATTTTGCTATCAACCCATCTCCTCTCAGAAGTTAGCCTCACCTGTGACCGGGTAGTGATGATTAACCAAGGCCACCTCGTCGCCACCGATACCCCCCAGAACCTCCAAAACCATTTCCTGAATTACCACGGCTATGAACTAGAGACCGACGGCGAACTGGCGCAAATCCAACGCCTCCTTGATCCCTTAGCGGGCGTCATACACATTGAATCTTTAGCACCAACAAATCCCCGCCGTCCCCGCTTTCGACTCACCACTGAAGATAATCCCGAATGGGGCAAAGAAATTGCAAAAATCCTTGTCAACGCGGGGGTGGGCCTCTATGAAATGCAGCGACTACGCCCCAGCCTTGAGGATGTTTTTTTAGAATTATTGAATGCCG
- a CDS encoding phycocyanobilin:ferredoxin oxidoreductase yields MTAPATKPKFYPLIEQLAGVILETWHQHLDLEPFTLPEGLGYIEGKLEGERLTIENTCYQSQHFRKMHLEMAKVGENLDILHCVMFPRAEYALPMFGCDLVGNPRGVSAAIADLSPTSADKTLSAAYQTRLRQNQGNLNFSQPRDLPEWGAIFSEFCLFIRPTNPSEEQQFLERVREFLTIHCQLALGLEKLSPAEQAIYLAGQRHYCQEQQRNDKTRRVLEKAFNPDWAERYMSQVLFDIPA; encoded by the coding sequence ATGACTGCCCCTGCAACCAAGCCAAAATTTTATCCCCTCATCGAACAGCTCGCTGGTGTCATCCTCGAAACCTGGCATCAACACTTAGATCTAGAACCCTTTACCCTGCCGGAGGGCCTGGGTTATATCGAAGGCAAATTAGAGGGGGAACGGCTCACCATCGAAAATACCTGCTACCAGAGCCAGCACTTCCGCAAAATGCACCTGGAAATGGCTAAAGTGGGCGAAAACCTCGATATTCTCCATTGTGTGATGTTTCCCCGTGCTGAGTATGCCCTACCGATGTTTGGCTGTGATTTAGTCGGTAATCCTCGCGGCGTGAGTGCGGCGATCGCCGATTTATCCCCGACCAGTGCCGATAAAACCTTGTCTGCGGCTTACCAAACACGCCTACGCCAGAACCAAGGAAATCTCAACTTTTCCCAGCCCCGTGATCTCCCAGAATGGGGCGCAATTTTTTCGGAATTTTGCCTCTTTATTCGCCCCACCAATCCCAGCGAAGAACAGCAGTTTTTGGAACGGGTGCGAGAATTTTTAACAATTCATTGTCAGTTGGCCCTGGGTTTAGAAAAGCTTTCTCCCGCTGAGCAGGCTATTTATCTGGCAGGACAACGGCACTATTGCCAAGAACAGCAGCGTAATGACAAAACGCGCCGTGTTTTAGAAAAAGCCTTTAATCCCGACTGGGCCGAGCGCTACATGAGCCAAGTGCTGTTTGATATCCCAGCTTAG
- a CDS encoding histidine triad nucleotide-binding protein → MSDTIFGKIIRREIPADIVYEDDLVLAFRDVNPQAPVHILVIPKKPISMLTAADDTDQALLGHLLLTVKKIAHQENLDKGYRVVINTGEDGGQTVFHLHLHLLGDRPLAWPPG, encoded by the coding sequence ATGAGCGATACGATTTTTGGCAAAATTATTCGGCGAGAGATTCCGGCGGATATTGTCTATGAGGACGACCTAGTCCTGGCTTTCCGTGATGTCAACCCCCAAGCCCCTGTGCATATCTTGGTGATTCCCAAAAAGCCAATTTCAATGCTGACAGCGGCTGATGATACAGATCAAGCGCTTTTGGGTCATTTATTATTAACGGTTAAAAAGATTGCCCACCAGGAAAACCTCGACAAAGGCTATCGTGTCGTCATTAATACGGGTGAGGATGGGGGCCAAACGGTGTTCCATCTCCATCTGCATCTCCTCGGCGATCGCCCCCTGGCTTGGCCTCCCGGCTAA
- a CDS encoding twin-arginine translocase TatA/TatE family subunit, whose amino-acid sequence MFGLGWPEVLIILGVVVLIFGPKKIPEVGSALGKTLRGFKEEMETPETEDDYLDSDQR is encoded by the coding sequence ATGTTCGGCTTAGGTTGGCCTGAAGTGTTGATTATTTTAGGGGTGGTGGTATTGATTTTTGGCCCCAAGAAAATCCCGGAAGTGGGCAGTGCCTTGGGGAAAACCCTGCGGGGCTTTAAAGAGGAAATGGAGACTCCGGAGACGGAAGATGATTATCTTGACTCCGATCAACGTTAG